In Candidatus Nomurabacteria bacterium, a genomic segment contains:
- a CDS encoding beta-propeller domain-containing protein produces MIIRRETLVTLAVSFGIIILLSIGVYYIGTSITPQSSNTNTTTNSNQNVAPGLKRFVSAEDFSQYLTSASRLNTQYGLRDSVLNVVTPTAFELESSGTKSTADRVSQTNVQVMGIDEPDIAKTDGQRIYYSQDTYYGALEYRGISDELLKTSPAYTQTSSILNAIPANALAVAGTLPTSGQLLLTDNEVLVLGYDGVHAYPANTSTVSEATWEMSYGDATSLVTARLREDTLYLVTSTSLNTTQPCPITPLRIAEGDVSIACTDIFHPVNPTPIDVVYTVFAIDPSSGEIKQELTLSGLSGQSVVYVSPETLYLTYTYTSDWVNSFLDILITDTADILPSELIAKLQRLRTYDLSAEARLTELATLLGEYDASISNEEKENFQEQLTTAVEQGVKERLRQWERTGIIAVDLDRLQVAATGEVPGHPLNQFSLDAYAETLRIATSSDARFVASFSATSQTNNDLYILDKDLKPLGSILNLGEAGETIYGVRFVEDTGYLVTFRQTDPFYVLDLSDPKKPIASGELKIPGYSSYLHPIATDRILGVGQDNFRVKVSLFDVSDKNAPKELSTLTLENEYWSDVLNTHHAFLQDADHSIVFIPGSQGGHVISYTNGTLSEVKKIEGFAVQRALYIDNTLYVLGSSEVSAVDETSWETISSVSLNQNRTGVEEPQSTEPSVPIEDLPTTEANTGEGTSATGDSTE; encoded by the coding sequence ATGATTATACGACGTGAAACCTTAGTCACCCTGGCAGTCTCTTTTGGTATTATTATCCTCCTAAGTATTGGTGTGTACTACATTGGCACCTCGATCACACCTCAGAGCAGCAACACGAATACGACAACGAATAGCAATCAGAATGTGGCTCCCGGACTGAAGCGTTTTGTGTCAGCTGAGGATTTCTCCCAATATCTGACAAGCGCAAGTCGACTCAATACCCAGTATGGACTCCGTGATTCAGTTCTCAATGTAGTTACTCCTACTGCTTTTGAGCTAGAGTCAAGCGGTACTAAGAGCACAGCTGATCGCGTCTCACAAACCAACGTGCAGGTAATGGGTATTGATGAGCCGGATATTGCCAAAACAGATGGGCAGCGTATCTACTACAGCCAAGATACCTACTACGGAGCATTGGAGTATCGAGGTATCAGCGATGAGTTATTAAAAACCTCACCTGCCTATACGCAGACTTCAAGCATTCTCAATGCCATACCAGCAAACGCACTCGCTGTCGCTGGCACATTACCCACTAGCGGACAGCTGCTCCTGACGGACAACGAAGTGCTTGTCCTGGGCTATGACGGCGTACATGCTTATCCGGCAAATACGAGCACGGTAAGTGAGGCGACTTGGGAGATGTCCTACGGAGATGCCACTTCATTAGTCACTGCGCGTTTACGAGAAGACACACTCTATCTTGTCACCAGCACCTCACTGAATACCACCCAGCCATGCCCGATCACGCCACTACGAATTGCTGAAGGAGATGTGAGCATTGCCTGTACTGATATCTTCCACCCAGTGAATCCAACGCCAATCGATGTTGTCTACACTGTCTTTGCCATCGACCCAAGCAGTGGTGAAATAAAACAGGAATTAACCCTCAGTGGCCTCTCAGGACAATCTGTTGTCTATGTTTCGCCCGAGACCCTCTACCTCACCTATACCTACACGAGTGATTGGGTCAATTCATTCCTAGATATTCTCATCACTGATACTGCTGATATTTTACCTAGTGAATTAATTGCAAAATTACAAAGACTCCGCACCTATGACTTGAGCGCTGAGGCACGCTTAACCGAGCTCGCCACCTTGCTTGGTGAATATGACGCAAGCATTTCAAATGAGGAGAAAGAAAACTTCCAAGAACAACTCACCACTGCAGTTGAACAAGGTGTGAAAGAGCGGCTGCGACAATGGGAACGAACTGGGATTATTGCGGTTGATCTTGATCGACTGCAAGTGGCAGCGACCGGTGAAGTGCCTGGTCATCCCCTGAATCAATTTTCACTTGATGCTTATGCCGAGACCCTCCGTATTGCTACCTCCAGCGATGCTCGTTTTGTTGCCTCTTTCTCCGCCACCAGTCAAACAAATAATGACCTCTATATTCTCGACAAAGACTTGAAGCCCTTAGGCTCTATTCTCAATCTCGGGGAAGCAGGGGAAACTATCTATGGAGTACGCTTTGTCGAAGATACGGGCTACCTTGTTACCTTCCGTCAAACCGATCCCTTCTACGTCTTAGACCTGAGTGATCCGAAGAAGCCTATAGCTAGCGGCGAGTTAAAAATTCCTGGGTACTCTTCTTACCTGCATCCTATTGCGACGGATCGCATCCTCGGAGTAGGGCAGGATAATTTTCGTGTGAAGGTTTCTCTCTTTGATGTGAGCGATAAAAATGCGCCAAAGGAACTATCCACGCTTACATTAGAAAATGAGTACTGGTCTGACGTGCTTAATACTCATCACGCTTTTCTCCAAGATGCTGATCACTCCATCGTCTTTATCCCAGGATCGCAGGGAGGACATGTTATCTCCTATACGAATGGAACTTTAAGCGAGGTGAAAAAGATTGAAGGCTTCGCTGTGCAGCGGGCACTCTACATTGATAATACGCTCTATGTCCTGGGCAGTAGTGAGGTGAGTGCAGTCGATGAAACGAGCTGGGAAACCATAAGCAGCGTAAGTCTCAACCAAAATAGGACAGGGGTTGAAGAGCCACAAAGCACGGAACCAAGCGTTCCGATAGAGGACCTGCCAACTACTGAAGCAAATACTGGCGAAGGCACTAGTGCTACAGGCGATTCGACGGAATAG
- the msrB gene encoding peptide-methionine (R)-S-oxide reductase MsrB, with amino-acid sequence MDQPEIEKAKEKLTPEQYNVCFLKGTEAPGSGKYLHNKSAGMYHCAVCGNELFASDTKFDSGTGWPSFWEMAKPGAIKEEEDMSMGMRRTEVLCAQCGAHLGHVFNDGPSDKTGLRYCINSLALDFQEKK; translated from the coding sequence ATGGATCAGCCAGAGATTGAAAAAGCAAAGGAAAAACTTACACCCGAGCAGTACAATGTTTGCTTCCTAAAAGGAACAGAAGCACCTGGTAGTGGGAAGTATTTACATAATAAGTCTGCCGGTATGTATCATTGCGCAGTATGCGGTAATGAGCTTTTTGCCTCGGACACCAAGTTTGATTCAGGCACTGGCTGGCCAAGCTTTTGGGAAATGGCTAAACCCGGTGCGATAAAAGAAGAAGAGGATATGAGTATGGGTATGCGTCGCACTGAGGTGCTTTGTGCACAATGCGGTGCACACCTTGGTCACGTCTTTAACGATGGGCCGAGCGATAAAACCGGTTTACGCTATTGCATTAATTCTCTGGCCCTAGACTTCCAGGAGAAAAAATAG
- a CDS encoding C39 family peptidase has translation MPRQIPHFLQPNDYYCGPAVLQMTLAAFRIGMTQVEIARQVHTTKKDGTAQSDMRTFLKKYFPKARVRQRMSLPQLQKALRQDVVVIVNFTEPVDNVGHYAIVKKITQQEIILLDPLYRKPFVMKLGDFSLRWHSGDSTFQRWCAVVK, from the coding sequence ATGCCCAGACAAATCCCTCATTTTTTGCAGCCAAATGACTATTATTGTGGACCAGCTGTTTTGCAAATGACTTTGGCCGCATTTCGTATTGGCATGACTCAGGTCGAAATTGCCAGGCAAGTACATACCACCAAGAAAGACGGAACCGCACAGAGTGACATGCGCACTTTTCTAAAAAAATACTTTCCAAAGGCAAGGGTGCGGCAACGCATGAGCCTTCCTCAGCTTCAAAAAGCGTTACGACAAGACGTCGTGGTCATTGTTAATTTTACTGAGCCCGTTGATAATGTTGGTCATTACGCTATTGTAAAAAAAATTACTCAGCAGGAGATTATTCTTCTTGATCCGCTTTATCGTAAACCATTTGTAATGAAATTAGGTGATTTTTCACTTCGCTGGCATAGTGGAGACAGTACTTTTCAGAGATGGTGCGCTGTAGTAAAGTAA
- a CDS encoding ABC transporter permease, whose translation MWTLFLQTLKDRRRTIFWFSVSAALLVWMFVALYPSIEAQADQLNEAFSSYPKEFLQAFGIDELNLSKLENYLAAEQYSFTWPMLVLFLMATMAGPALAGEIERGTADILLARRLSRIKIYWSRYLTAVSTLFLFVIFSNFTVIPFALLHGVAYQLDKLILISVLGFLFGLATLGVGFALSAWFSERSRVYMLLGVSLVGMYVLNIVAQINPDTFDWVKYFSFFYYFDANLALVKGQILAEAYWFFGAISISSALLGVWRFRRRDIS comes from the coding sequence ATGTGGACTCTCTTTTTACAAACCTTAAAAGATCGACGTCGGACAATATTCTGGTTCTCTGTCTCCGCCGCGTTGCTTGTGTGGATGTTTGTCGCGCTCTATCCCTCGATTGAGGCGCAAGCCGATCAACTCAATGAGGCCTTCTCTAGCTATCCAAAAGAGTTTTTACAGGCCTTTGGTATTGATGAGCTCAATCTTAGCAAGCTAGAGAATTATCTCGCAGCAGAGCAGTACTCTTTCACCTGGCCGATGCTGGTATTGTTTCTTATGGCCACCATGGCTGGCCCTGCCTTAGCTGGGGAAATAGAACGTGGCACGGCCGATATTCTCCTTGCTCGTCGTTTGTCGCGGATAAAAATTTATTGGTCGCGTTATCTAACCGCGGTTTCTACTCTCTTTCTCTTTGTCATTTTTTCAAACTTCACCGTGATTCCTTTTGCGCTGTTGCACGGAGTGGCTTATCAACTGGATAAGCTTATCCTTATTTCCGTGCTAGGATTTTTATTTGGGCTAGCAACACTTGGCGTCGGCTTTGCCCTTTCTGCTTGGTTTTCTGAACGAAGTCGGGTGTACATGCTCTTAGGAGTGAGTCTGGTTGGGATGTATGTGTTGAATATTGTTGCGCAGATAAATCCTGACACATTTGATTGGGTAAAATATTTTTCATTCTTCTACTACTTCGACGCTAACTTAGCCTTAGTGAAGGGTCAAATCCTTGCAGAGGCGTACTGGTTTTTTGGTGCAATAAGTATCAGCAGTGCTTTGCTCGGAGTTTGGCGCTTCCGTCGTCGGGATATTTCTTAG
- a CDS encoding ABC transporter ATP-binding protein: MAEALVFSDFKKHYGPVKAVDGISFSVQEGELFGFLGPNGAGKTTTIRTMMDFLRPTEGSIHILGKHSVKDSVALKERIGYLSGSVRLYDRWTGEEHFSFVRRMDGDHDIAKDLCERLQFDPKRKAKQLSSGNRQKLAIIMAFMRKPDLFILDEPTNALDPLLQHEVYELLREASARGATIFMSSHNLAEVERVCDRVGIIRKGKMVAVERIDALKAKQLYKVELQFSEKPDKSAVLGDGVTLHSESSHGYVVDISGDIRPFLARMQQLPLRDIVISHATLEEIFMKYYEA, from the coding sequence ATGGCAGAAGCACTCGTGTTTTCAGATTTCAAAAAGCACTATGGTCCAGTAAAAGCAGTGGATGGTATTAGCTTTAGTGTTCAGGAGGGCGAGTTATTTGGGTTTCTCGGGCCAAATGGCGCCGGAAAAACTACCACTATCCGCACTATGATGGACTTTTTGCGTCCAACCGAGGGGAGTATTCACATTTTAGGTAAACACAGTGTTAAGGATAGCGTTGCCTTAAAGGAGCGCATTGGTTACCTTTCTGGATCAGTCAGGCTCTATGATCGATGGACAGGCGAAGAGCATTTTTCTTTTGTTCGTCGCATGGATGGAGATCATGATATTGCGAAGGACCTATGTGAACGTTTGCAATTTGATCCGAAACGCAAAGCAAAGCAGCTTTCTTCCGGCAATCGTCAAAAGCTGGCGATTATTATGGCCTTTATGCGCAAGCCAGACCTGTTCATACTAGATGAGCCAACGAATGCGCTTGATCCTCTGCTGCAACATGAAGTATATGAACTCCTTCGCGAAGCCTCTGCTCGGGGCGCAACGATATTTATGTCCTCGCATAATTTAGCTGAGGTGGAGCGAGTTTGCGATCGTGTGGGGATCATCCGTAAAGGCAAGATGGTGGCCGTCGAGCGTATTGATGCCTTAAAGGCCAAACAGCTCTATAAGGTTGAACTGCAGTTTAGCGAGAAGCCGGATAAGTCAGCAGTGCTTGGTGATGGGGTAACTTTGCATAGTGAGTCGAGTCATGGCTATGTGGTCGATATCAGTGGCGATATTCGTCCTTTCTTGGCGCGTATGCAGCAGCTGCCTTTACGTGACATTGTTATCTCTCATGCCACGCTGGAAGAAATTTTTATGAAGTATTACGAGGCGTAA
- the msrA gene encoding peptide-methionine (S)-S-oxide reductase MsrA encodes MKSSALATFASGCFWCTEAVFKRLRGVLKVGSGYTGGTTEHPNYAALHQSRTGHAEAVQVEFDPSVIPYERLLDVFFATHDPTTLNRQGNDIGEEYRSVIFYHSEEQKAAAEGMIQKLEQEKVFANPIVTSIEPAQKFYPAEAEHQDFYDRNPNKPYCQIVIDPKIAKLRQKFAEYLKD; translated from the coding sequence ATGAAATCATCTGCATTAGCTACATTTGCCTCTGGTTGCTTCTGGTGTACCGAAGCGGTCTTTAAGCGTTTGCGCGGTGTTCTAAAGGTGGGATCAGGCTATACTGGCGGCACGACGGAGCATCCAAATTATGCAGCTCTCCATCAATCGCGTACTGGTCATGCTGAAGCAGTACAAGTAGAATTTGATCCAAGTGTTATTCCTTACGAGCGTCTCCTCGATGTTTTTTTTGCAACGCATGACCCCACTACACTGAATCGACAAGGGAATGATATTGGCGAGGAGTATCGTTCAGTTATTTTTTATCATAGTGAAGAACAGAAAGCCGCAGCCGAAGGAATGATACAAAAGTTGGAGCAGGAAAAAGTTTTTGCGAATCCCATCGTTACTTCGATTGAGCCAGCTCAGAAGTTTTATCCGGCCGAGGCCGAGCACCAGGATTTTTACGACCGCAATCCGAATAAGCCTTATTGCCAAATAGTGATTGATCCGAAGATTGCCAAGTTACGACAGAAATTTGCGGAGTATTTGAAGGACTAG
- a CDS encoding ferredoxin reductase family protein gives MGKAQRVWYGIIVLTLVPVVLWFMAPTFLPRFSGGVEGVSTDLSRLLALIGTSMFAINLILSARIPFLIRGLRGLHVLYEKHGKLGRYGFYLLLLHPILLIPQYAGWDFSSIVHFIFSIEPISRLWGKLALLTFVVLIALTIYFRPKYHIWRWTHRFMGLAFFLASLHVYFIPSDVAAYAPLRWYMLILSGLGLLAYLYHTLLGRWLIHRYTYVVTHVENLRDMVTHLVLRPQEKEMHFLPGQFIFISFRDAQVSGEVHPFSITADPQASELSLHIKRSGDFTNGLHRLALGATAEIEGPYGTFSHQLAQAKEQVWIAGGIGITPFLSMAQALVHEQGYSIDLLYCTRSSADAVLAQDLESLSKSTHEQLRVQMWCSEEKGLVTGAQIQQLLSSLEGRDIFICAPPPMIRALRKQLRALGIENSRIHSEEFSY, from the coding sequence ATGGGAAAAGCGCAAAGAGTTTGGTATGGAATCATTGTTCTCACATTAGTACCTGTTGTGCTTTGGTTTATGGCGCCCACCTTTCTACCCCGTTTTAGTGGCGGGGTGGAGGGAGTAAGCACTGACCTTTCGCGGCTACTCGCCTTGATTGGCACAAGCATGTTTGCCATTAACTTAATCTTGAGTGCGCGTATTCCTTTCCTCATTCGTGGTCTACGAGGACTACACGTGCTTTATGAAAAACACGGTAAGCTCGGGCGCTATGGATTTTATCTTCTTCTCTTACACCCGATCCTACTCATACCACAATATGCTGGCTGGGATTTTTCCAGCATTGTGCATTTTATTTTTTCCATTGAGCCTATTTCTCGTCTGTGGGGCAAGTTGGCTTTGCTCACTTTTGTCGTTCTTATTGCTCTCACTATATACTTTCGACCCAAGTATCATATTTGGCGATGGACGCATCGGTTTATGGGTCTGGCATTTTTCTTAGCAAGTTTGCATGTCTATTTCATTCCAAGTGATGTAGCTGCCTATGCGCCCTTGCGTTGGTATATGTTGATCCTGTCTGGCCTAGGATTACTCGCTTATCTTTACCACACGTTGCTGGGTCGCTGGCTTATTCATCGCTATACGTATGTGGTAACGCATGTAGAAAATTTGCGTGATATGGTGACGCACCTTGTCCTGCGTCCTCAGGAAAAAGAAATGCACTTTTTACCCGGACAGTTTATCTTCATTAGTTTTCGAGACGCACAGGTGAGTGGCGAAGTGCATCCTTTTAGCATCACTGCAGATCCACAAGCAAGTGAACTGAGTTTGCATATCAAGCGTTCGGGTGATTTTACTAACGGGCTGCATCGACTGGCCCTAGGAGCGACTGCAGAGATTGAAGGACCTTATGGCACTTTTTCTCATCAACTTGCCCAAGCAAAAGAACAGGTATGGATTGCTGGTGGGATTGGTATTACCCCTTTCTTGAGCATGGCGCAAGCCTTAGTCCACGAACAAGGCTACTCGATTGATTTATTATATTGCACGCGCAGTAGTGCCGATGCGGTGTTAGCACAAGACTTAGAAAGTTTAAGCAAATCCACTCACGAGCAATTGCGTGTACAGATGTGGTGCTCGGAGGAAAAGGGCCTGGTCACTGGTGCACAGATACAACAGCTTCTCAGTTCTCTAGAGGGTAGAGACATTTTCATTTGTGCGCCACCGCCCATGATTCGTGCGTTACGAAAACAGTTGCGTGCGCTCGGGATTGAGAATTCCCGCATTCATTCCGAAGAGTTTTCTTACTAA
- a CDS encoding DUF1801 domain-containing protein, whose translation MQSQAKTVDAYLKELPAERRAAIASVRNIIRKYLPKGYQEGMQYGMITYGVPLKLYPAGYLYDEKTPLPYISLASQKNHMALYHMGLYGDPKGKKWIEAEFRKAGKKLDMGGSCIRFKHLEDLPLEVIGQAVSRVSVQQMIDMHEKSRAKKKKFKK comes from the coding sequence ATGCAATCTCAAGCAAAAACAGTTGATGCATATCTGAAAGAGCTACCAGCTGAACGAAGGGCAGCGATTGCCTCTGTTCGAAATATCATCCGTAAGTATTTACCTAAGGGCTATCAAGAAGGAATGCAATACGGGATGATCACGTACGGCGTTCCCCTGAAGCTCTATCCGGCTGGTTATCTGTACGATGAAAAAACTCCACTGCCATATATCTCTCTTGCCTCGCAGAAAAATCACATGGCACTCTATCATATGGGACTCTATGGTGACCCTAAGGGCAAGAAGTGGATTGAAGCGGAGTTTCGAAAAGCCGGTAAGAAGCTCGACATGGGTGGGAGTTGTATCCGCTTTAAGCATTTAGAGGATTTGCCACTTGAGGTGATTGGACAAGCAGTTAGCCGAGTGAGCGTGCAGCAGATGATTGACATGCACGAAAAGTCTCGCGCTAAAAAGAAAAAATTTAAAAAGTAA
- a CDS encoding MFS transporter, with translation MGKEQRAILLYGSNIWYLGEGMLGPLFAVFAEQVGGDVLEITWAWATYLIVGGVLHILFGKIIDQGYSKEKMMMLGYALNALFTFGYLFVSSPLHLLIVQAGLGVAAALATPTWDALYAKYEDRKHDTYEWGISEGTALIVTGAAIILGGVVVTQYSFQTLFIVMGSIQTIATIYQARILRKRA, from the coding sequence ATGGGGAAAGAACAACGAGCTATTTTACTCTACGGTTCAAACATCTGGTATTTAGGCGAAGGCATGCTTGGGCCACTCTTCGCTGTTTTTGCTGAGCAAGTAGGCGGCGACGTTTTAGAGATCACTTGGGCCTGGGCAACCTATCTTATTGTCGGCGGCGTGCTTCATATCCTCTTTGGTAAAATAATTGACCAAGGCTACTCAAAGGAAAAAATGATGATGCTTGGCTACGCGCTGAATGCGCTATTCACCTTCGGGTATCTCTTTGTGAGTTCACCTCTCCATCTCCTCATTGTGCAAGCAGGCTTAGGAGTTGCCGCGGCACTTGCGACACCAACTTGGGATGCGCTGTACGCCAAATATGAAGATCGTAAACACGATACTTATGAGTGGGGTATTTCCGAGGGTACAGCCTTGATTGTCACCGGCGCAGCAATTATTTTGGGAGGCGTTGTTGTAACTCAATATTCTTTCCAAACACTCTTCATTGTCATGGGGAGTATCCAGACAATCGCCACAATATATCAGGCAAGGATACTGCGGAAACGAGCCTAG
- a CDS encoding GIY-YIG nuclease family protein: MYYVYILYSIHLKKKYIGSTSDLKKRVSEHKSGRSRYTSRSQDWSLVYYEVFSNKNDAVLEERFLKTGKGRERLKFLLQNTIR, encoded by the coding sequence ATGTATTATGTATACATATTGTATAGTATTCATCTAAAAAAGAAGTATATCGGCAGTACAAGTGATTTAAAAAAGAGGGTAAGCGAACATAAGTCCGGCAGATCGCGCTATACATCCCGGTCGCAAGATTGGTCACTCGTTTACTATGAGGTGTTCTCAAACAAAAATGATGCAGTACTTGAGGAAAGATTTTTGAAGACGGGAAAGGGACGTGAGCGTCTGAAATTTTTACTCCAAAATACAATTCGCTAA
- a CDS encoding class I SAM-dependent methyltransferase has protein sequence MLLISILLLILVAALVALAFALNALWSVLRNKVPYVPTSRWAVEWMAKHVDLIEDAVVYDLGCGDARVLRALKKAHPSIRAIGYEIAWWPYLLARWRSRGTGVEIRHVSYFTADLHDADLIFCFLLDAVMADTETLLRKQLKKGASVYSYGFRFPDWQASEEIRNPRPRGHSSLWVYRA, from the coding sequence ATGCTTCTTATTAGTATACTCCTTCTCATCCTGGTAGCAGCCTTGGTGGCTTTAGCCTTTGCTTTGAATGCGCTATGGAGCGTTCTTCGAAATAAGGTGCCCTATGTACCCACCTCACGCTGGGCAGTGGAGTGGATGGCAAAGCATGTAGATTTAATCGAAGATGCAGTGGTGTATGATCTTGGTTGCGGTGATGCCCGAGTGCTCCGTGCTTTGAAGAAAGCGCATCCAAGCATTCGAGCGATTGGGTATGAGATTGCCTGGTGGCCCTACCTCTTGGCTCGTTGGAGGTCGCGCGGTACTGGTGTAGAAATCCGTCACGTAAGTTATTTTACTGCTGACCTGCATGATGCTGATTTGATTTTTTGTTTCCTACTTGATGCGGTTATGGCAGATACCGAAACCCTACTTCGGAAACAGTTGAAGAAGGGAGCGTCAGTCTATTCTTATGGATTTCGTTTCCCAGATTGGCAGGCTTCGGAAGAAATACGAAATCCTCGCCCGCGAGGTCATAGTAGTTTGTGGGTGTATCGTGCTTGA
- a CDS encoding DNA helicase UvrD, producing the protein MQIIADLHIHSKYARACSPQLTLENIDLWARIKGLHLMATGDFTHPKWFPELQEKLEPSLDGLYRLKPEYRVKDARFTEKSDEEVHFICATELSCIYSHGGKVRRVHHTVFAPSIEAVAGINAALMKRGGKLGGDGRPILGISSKDLLLLIRKVDPRCHIIPAHAWTPWFAIFGSKSGYDSIEECFEELAPEIFAIETGLSSDPAMNWRVKGLDKVALVSSSDAHSLPNLGREATVFEGEELSYDNIFTAIRNASPEARKKPIKEKLTLRKTLEFFPDEGRYHYDGHRDHKVCLSPAESRKLKGMCPKCGRPLTIGVLNRVEELTTEAEGRRPEGAPDFLSLVELDKVIAQALGVRGRATKKVEALYWPLVSQGGGELKVLSEVPIEQLKKMTEAPIVEAIQRLREGKVEVEPGYDGEYGHITLLSDSDRKRLSQSSLF; encoded by the coding sequence ATGCAAATCATTGCTGACCTCCATATTCATTCCAAATACGCTCGAGCTTGTTCCCCTCAGCTTACTTTAGAGAATATCGATTTATGGGCACGCATTAAAGGTTTGCATTTAATGGCGACCGGCGATTTTACGCATCCCAAGTGGTTTCCAGAGTTACAAGAGAAGCTAGAACCCAGCCTGGATGGTCTCTACCGTTTGAAGCCAGAGTATCGAGTCAAAGATGCGCGCTTCACCGAAAAGAGCGATGAGGAAGTACACTTTATTTGCGCCACAGAGTTGTCGTGTATTTACTCGCACGGCGGTAAGGTGCGCCGTGTACATCACACGGTTTTTGCTCCCTCGATTGAAGCAGTCGCCGGTATCAACGCGGCATTAATGAAGCGAGGAGGTAAGTTAGGCGGAGACGGTCGACCAATACTCGGCATCTCCTCTAAAGATTTACTCTTGCTTATCCGCAAAGTAGATCCTCGTTGTCATATTATCCCTGCGCACGCATGGACACCCTGGTTTGCTATTTTTGGTTCTAAGTCAGGTTATGATTCAATCGAGGAGTGTTTCGAGGAGCTGGCGCCGGAAATTTTTGCAATCGAGACAGGCTTATCTTCCGATCCGGCAATGAACTGGCGAGTCAAAGGATTGGATAAAGTTGCGCTTGTTTCTAGCTCTGATGCGCATTCGCTTCCTAACCTCGGACGTGAAGCCACAGTTTTTGAAGGTGAAGAGTTGAGCTATGACAATATCTTTACGGCTATTCGTAATGCATCGCCCGAGGCGCGTAAGAAACCTATAAAAGAAAAACTCACTCTACGTAAGACTTTAGAATTTTTTCCAGACGAGGGTCGCTATCATTATGATGGACATCGGGATCACAAAGTCTGCCTCTCTCCTGCTGAATCTCGGAAGTTAAAAGGCATGTGTCCAAAGTGCGGACGACCACTGACCATCGGCGTATTAAATCGAGTAGAAGAGTTAACAACTGAAGCTGAAGGACGACGACCAGAAGGCGCGCCTGACTTCCTCTCGCTCGTGGAGCTGGATAAGGTAATTGCCCAGGCGCTTGGTGTGCGCGGGCGCGCCACAAAAAAAGTTGAAGCGCTTTATTGGCCTCTCGTTTCTCAGGGTGGCGGTGAGTTAAAAGTGTTGAGCGAAGTGCCGATTGAGCAGCTGAAAAAAATGACCGAGGCGCCAATAGTTGAGGCTATTCAGCGATTACGCGAAGGTAAAGTAGAAGTAGAGCCAGGCTACGACGGCGAGTACGGTCATATCACTCTCTTGTCTGACAGTGATCGGAAGCGTTTAAGTCAGTCATCACTTTTTTAA